The Terriglobia bacterium sequence GGCTTGCCGGTGCTGGGCGGCTCGGCGCGATAGAGCGACGGGTCGGCCTGGAAGCGGGCAGACCACTTCTCTTCGATCGGCTGAGGATCGTAGCGCTCCTCGCGTTTCTCGGTCATTTGCGGCGTGTCCGCCATTAGAGGCCTGGTCCGTTGAAAGCAATTTTCGATTTTACAAGGTTAGTGCGTCGACGGTCGATGGCCGCCGTTGGCAGTGTCCCAAAGAGTTTATGACAACCATTGTCGATAGCCGATCGTCGATGGTCGATGGCCGTGACCGAGCCCCGCAGGGGCGGCATAGGATAGCCCGGCACGTAAGTACCGGGAAAGGCACGCAATGAACATCCGGAGTCCCGCAGGGACGACACAAGAAAATGGCACAATTCGCGAGCGTTAACCGTGTCTTCGCTTTCTCACCGGGTTCACCAGCGACTTCAGCGTCTCCACATTCCTCATGTCATCCCCCGGCTCATCAATCGGTGTCTCCGCAATGAACGCGCATCCGGCTAACCGCGGATCGTTGAGCAGCCGCCGAAACATATCCAGCCCGATTGTCCCCTGCCCAATGTGCTGGTGGCGGTCGAGGCGCGAGCCGCGAGCCGCCTTGGCGTCGTTGCAATGCCACACCGGAACATTCTTCAGGCCGACGGTCGTGTCGAGGTGCGTGAGCGTTTGCTCGTACCCCTTTTCGCTGACGATGTCATACCCCGCGGCGTGCGTATGGCAGGTATCAATGCAGGCGGCGATGGGTACATAATCCCGCAGCACGCCGACCAGCGCCGCCACCTGCTCGAAGCTGCCGCCCAACGAGAATTCCGCGCCGGCCGTGTTCTCCAGCAGAATGGTCAGGCCGCCGCGGCGCAGATCGTAGCCCTCGGTCGCCTCGATAAGGGATGCGGCCACCTTTGCCAGCCCCTCTTCCCGGCTCATTCCACGAAACGAGCCCGGATGCAGCACCAGGTAATCGGCGCGCAGGGCGAGCGCGCGCTCGATCTCGCCGCGGAATGACTCAATCGATTTGCGTTGAAACTCCGCGTTCCCGCCAGCCAGGTTCACCAAGTAATTGGCGTGGATGACGAGCGGCTTCAGGTCGTACTTGGCGCGCAGGCGATTCATCGCCTCGCATTGTGAGCTGCTGAGCTGGTAGGGCGCCCACTGCCGCGGACTGGAAGAAAAGATCTGGAACGCGCTGCACCCGAGGCGGTAGGCGCGCTCGGCAGCGTTCGCCGCGCCACCGGCGGTCGAAGTATGAATTCCGATGCGCCGCGACGTGCGCCACGGCGGCGTCCGGGGCGGAGGCTGCTTGAGAATGTCGCGGTGTTCCTGCGCCATCGAGCGGGGCATCGCAAATTAGATTGATGATTTACGATTGGCGATTGCCGATTTGTCGTCACGCATCGCCGGACGCGCCTCACAATTCGGCACGCACCCTGCGCTACAAGGATTCCTGCTCGCTATGAAGATTGCCAACGATATTACCGAACTGATTGGCCGCACTCCGCTGGTCCGCCTAAACCGCGTCAGCGAAGGGTGCCGCGCCACCGTGGTCGCCAAACTGGAAAGCTTTAACCCCTGCCACAGCGTCAAAGACCGCATCGGCGTGAGC is a genomic window containing:
- a CDS encoding deoxyribonuclease IV, whose amino-acid sequence is MPRSMAQEHRDILKQPPPRTPPWRTSRRIGIHTSTAGGAANAAERAYRLGCSAFQIFSSSPRQWAPYQLSSSQCEAMNRLRAKYDLKPLVIHANYLVNLAGGNAEFQRKSIESFRGEIERALALRADYLVLHPGSFRGMSREEGLAKVAASLIEATEGYDLRRGGLTILLENTAGAEFSLGGSFEQVAALVGVLRDYVPIAACIDTCHTHAAGYDIVSEKGYEQTLTHLDTTVGLKNVPVWHCNDAKAARGSRLDRHQHIGQGTIGLDMFRRLLNDPRLAGCAFIAETPIDEPGDDMRNVETLKSLVNPVRKRRHG